The Glycine soja cultivar W05 chromosome 6, ASM419377v2, whole genome shotgun sequence genome has a window encoding:
- the LOC114414494 gene encoding organ-specific protein S2-like, with protein sequence MKSNFAVFVVFSLLLVANLSCARKDLGGYWKNMMKEQPMPQAIKDLVEDSQASDTGKKDLFTRDFDVKPNVILYHTHVVSMKQKQKPFLQN encoded by the exons ATGAAGTCCAATTTTGCTGTTTTCGTagtcttctctcttctcttg gTTGCCAATTTGAGCTGTGCAAGGAAAGACTTGGGAGGGTATTGGAAGAATATGATGAAGGAGCAACCTATGCCACAAGCAATTAAAGACCTTGTTGAGGACTCACAAGCATCAGATACAGGGAAGAAGGATCTTTTTACTAGGGACTTTGATGTAAAGCCTAATGTCATATTATATCACACCCATGTTGTGTCCATGAAGCAGAAGCAGAAGCCTTTTCTCCAGAATTGA
- the LOC114414491 gene encoding stress protein DDR48-like isoform X1: MRRALALLPLLFLFVAIGESRKDGGKYWKMNTRDHQMPKKIKALLNQNFEIQSEKILKTKEQILEGSKHDCEKSLVKNTHTTILEDFEPISSVPIYRNDDIYAKEENKVVKNFEPRPNVSAYGDNDVDAKPKKNVIKDFEPRPNVSAYGDNDVDAKPKKNVMKDFEPRPNVSAYGGNDVDAKPKKNVMKDFEPRPNVSAYGGNDVDAKPKKSVTKDFEPRPNVSSYNDNDIEAVEEKKIMKDFEPIPKVSTYGDDDVNTKEKKKVMKDFKPRPNVSAYGDNNVSAKEKKKVMKDFEPRPNVSAYGDNNVGAEKKKKIMKDFEPRPNVSAYGGNNVDKEAKKKVTKDFESRPNISAYGNNGVDAKKKKKVVEDFIPRPNISAYDNDNIDAQGKPPEDFEPRPNVSTYDE, encoded by the exons ATGAGACGTGCTCTTGCTTTGCTTCCTCTTCTCTTCCTG TTTGTAGCGATTGGGGAATCAAGAAAAGATGGAGGAAAATATTGGAAAATGAACACGAGAGATCATCAGATGCCGAAAAAAATTAAGGCTCTCCTCAACCAAAACTTTGAGATCCAATCTGAAAAGATTCTCAAAACCAAGGAACAAATTCTTGAAGGTTCTAAACATGATTGCGAAAAATCTCTCGTTAAGAATACTCACACCACCATATTAGAAGATTTTGAACCAATATCAAGTGTTCCAATTTACAGAAATGATGACATTTATGCtaaggaagaaaataaagttgTAAAAAACTTTGAACCAAGACCTAATGTTTCAGCTTATGGTGACAATGATGTTGATGCTaagccaaagaaaaatgtcatcAAAGACTTTGAACCAAGACCCAATGTTTCAGCTTATGGTGACAATGATGTTGATGCTaagccaaagaaaaatgtcatgAAAGATTTTGAACCAAGACCCAATGTTTCAGCTTATGGTGGCAATGATGTTGATGCTaagccaaagaaaaatgtcatgAAAGATTTTGAACCAAGACCCAATGTTTCAGCTTATGGTGGCAATGATGTTGATGCTAAGCCAAAGAAAAGTGTCACGAAAGATTTTGAACCAAGACCCAATGTTTCATCTTACAATGACAATGACATTGAAGcagtggaagaaaagaaaatcatgaaAGATTTTGAGCCAATACCTAAAGTTTCAACTTatggtgatgatgatgttaatacaaaggaaaagaaaaaagtcatGAAAGATTTTAAACCAAGACCTAACGTTTCAGCTTATGGTGACAATAATGTTAgtgcaaaagaaaagaaaaaagtcatGAAAGATTTTGAACCAAGACCTAACGTTTCAGCTTATGGTGACAATAATGTTGGtgcagagaaaaagaaaaaaatcatgaaagatTTTGAACCAAGACCTAATGTTTCAGCTTATGGTGGCAACAATGTTGATAAAGAGGcaaaaaagaaagtcacaaaaGATTTTGAATCAAGACCTAACATTTCAGCTTATGGTAACAATGGTGTtgatgcaaagaaaaaaaagaaagttgtgGAAGATTTTATACCAAGACCTAATATTTCAGCTTATGACAATGACAACATTGATGCTCAGGGAAAGCCTCCAGAGGATTTTGAGCCTAGGCCAAATGTCTCTACTTATGATGAATAG
- the LOC114414491 gene encoding stress protein DDR48-like isoform X3, with product MRRALALLPLLFLFVAIGESRKDGGKYWKMNTRDHQMPKKIKALLNQNFEIQSEKILKTKEQILEGSKHDCEKSLVKNTHTTILEDFEPISSVPIYRNDDIYAKEENKVVKNFEPRPNVSAYGDNDVDAKPKKNVMKDFEPRPNVSAYGGNDVDAKPKKNVMKDFEPRPNVSAYGGNDVDAKPKKSVTKDFEPRPNVSSYNDNDIEAVEEKKIMKDFEPIPKVSTYGDDDVNTKEKKKVMKDFKPRPNVSAYGDNNVSAKEKKKVMKDFEPRPNVSAYGDNNVGAEKKKKIMKDFEPRPNVSAYGGNNVDKEAKKKVTKDFESRPNISAYGNNGVDAKKKKKVVEDFIPRPNISAYDNDNIDAQGKPPEDFEPRPNVSTYDE from the exons ATGAGACGTGCTCTTGCTTTGCTTCCTCTTCTCTTCCTG TTTGTAGCGATTGGGGAATCAAGAAAAGATGGAGGAAAATATTGGAAAATGAACACGAGAGATCATCAGATGCCGAAAAAAATTAAGGCTCTCCTCAACCAAAACTTTGAGATCCAATCTGAAAAGATTCTCAAAACCAAGGAACAAATTCTTGAAGGTTCTAAACATGATTGCGAAAAATCTCTCGTTAAGAATACTCACACCACCATATTAGAAGATTTTGAACCAATATCAAGTGTTCCAATTTACAGAAATGATGACATTTATGCtaaggaagaaaataaagttgTAAAAAACTTTGAACCAAGACCTAATGTTTCAGCTTATG GTGACAATGATGTTGATGCTaagccaaagaaaaatgtcatgAAAGATTTTGAACCAAGACCCAATGTTTCAGCTTATGGTGGCAATGATGTTGATGCTaagccaaagaaaaatgtcatgAAAGATTTTGAACCAAGACCCAATGTTTCAGCTTATGGTGGCAATGATGTTGATGCTAAGCCAAAGAAAAGTGTCACGAAAGATTTTGAACCAAGACCCAATGTTTCATCTTACAATGACAATGACATTGAAGcagtggaagaaaagaaaatcatgaaAGATTTTGAGCCAATACCTAAAGTTTCAACTTatggtgatgatgatgttaatacaaaggaaaagaaaaaagtcatGAAAGATTTTAAACCAAGACCTAACGTTTCAGCTTATGGTGACAATAATGTTAgtgcaaaagaaaagaaaaaagtcatGAAAGATTTTGAACCAAGACCTAACGTTTCAGCTTATGGTGACAATAATGTTGGtgcagagaaaaagaaaaaaatcatgaaagatTTTGAACCAAGACCTAATGTTTCAGCTTATGGTGGCAACAATGTTGATAAAGAGGcaaaaaagaaagtcacaaaaGATTTTGAATCAAGACCTAACATTTCAGCTTATGGTAACAATGGTGTtgatgcaaagaaaaaaaagaaagttgtgGAAGATTTTATACCAAGACCTAATATTTCAGCTTATGACAATGACAACATTGATGCTCAGGGAAAGCCTCCAGAGGATTTTGAGCCTAGGCCAAATGTCTCTACTTATGATGAATAG
- the LOC114414489 gene encoding guanine nucleotide-binding protein subunit beta-2 gives MSVTELKERHLAATETINSLRERLKERRLSLLDTDIAGYARSQGRAPVTFGPTDLVCCRALQGHTGKVYSLDWTSEKNRIVSASQDGRLIVWNALTSQKTHAIKLPCAWVMTCAFSPTGQSVACGGLDSVCSIFNLNSPADRDGNLAVSQMLSGHKGYVSSCQYVPDEDTHLVTGSGDQTCVLWDITTGFRTSVFGGEFQSGHTADVLSISINGSNSRMFVSGSCDSTARLWDTRVASRAVRTFHGHRGDVNTVKFFPDGNRFGTGSDDGTCRLFDIRTGHQLQVYHQQHGDNEAAHVTSIAFSISGRLLFAGYTNGDCYVWDTLLAKVVLNLGSLQNTHEDRISCLGLSADGSALCTGSWDTNIKIWAFGGYRRVV, from the exons ATGTCCGTTACGGAGCTGAAGGAGCGTCACTTGGCGGCGACGGAAACCATCAACAGTTTGAGGGAGCGCTTGAAGGAGAGGCGTCTATCATTGCTCGATACAGATA TTGCTGGTTACGCGAGGTCTCAAGGTAGAGCCCCTGTCACCTTTGGTCCCACCGATCTCGTTTGTTGTAGAGCGCTCCAGGGTCATACGGGAAAG GTGTACTCATTGGATTGGACTTCAGAAAAGAATCGAATTGTTAGTGCATCCCAAGATGGGCGATTAATAGTGTGGAATGCTCTAACAAGCCAGAAAACTCATGCCATAAAGCTTCCCTGTGCGTGGGTCATGACCTGTGCTTTCTCCCCAACTGGTCAATCCGTTGCATGTGGGGGCCTTGACAGTGTTTGCTCCATTTTCAATCTTAATTCCCCCGCCGACAGGGATGGGAATCTAGCCGTTTCACAGATGCTTAGTGGACATAAAGGTTATGTTTCCTCTTGTCAGTATGTTCCAGACGAAGATACTCACTTGGTTACTGGTTCTGGTGATCAGACATGTGTTTTATGGGATATTACTACTGGCTTTAGAACATCTGTTTTTGGTGGTGAATTTCAGTCTGGACATACTGCAGATGTTCTTAG CATTTCCATTAATGGATCCAACTCTAGAATGTTTGTATCTGGTTCTTGTGATTCAACTGCCCGATTGTGGGACACTCGTGTGGCAAGCCGAGCAGTGCGGACATTTCATGGGCACCGGGGGGATGTTAATACTGTCAAATTCTTTCCTGATGGAAATAGATTTGGAACTGGCTCAGATGATGGAACTTGCCGATTGTTTGACATTAGGACCGGCCACCAACTACAAGTATATCATCAGCAACATGGTGACAATGAAGCTGCACATGTGACCTCCATTGCATTCTCCATATCTGGAAGACTTCTTTTTGCTGGATATACAAATGGTGATTGCTATGTTTGGGACACTTTGTTGGCAAAG GTGGTCTTGAATTTAGGATCTCTTCAAAACACTCACGAGGACAGGATCAGCTGTTTAGGTTTGTCAGCTGATGGAAGTGCCTTGTGTACAGGAAGTTGGGATACAAACATAAAG ATATGGGCATTTGGAGGGTATAGGAGGGTGGTTTGA
- the LOC114414490 gene encoding coatomer subunit gamma-2-like yields the protein MAQPLVKKDDDRDDEAEYSPFLGLEKGSVLQEARVFNDPQLDARRCSQVITKLLYLLNQGETFTKVEATEVFFAVTKLFQSKDMGLRRMVYLMIKEISPSADEVIIVTSSLMKDMNSKIDMYRANAIRVLCRITDGTLLSQIERYLKQAIVDKNPVVASAALVSGIHLLQTNPEIVKRWSNEVQEAVQSRAALVQFHALGLLHQIRQNDRLAVSKLVTSLTRGTVRSPLAQCLLIRYTSQVIHESGNTQSGERPFYDYLESCLRHKSDMVIFEAARAITELNGVTSRELTPAITVLQLFLSSTKPVLRFAAVRTLNKVAMTHPMAVTNCNIDMESLISDQNRSIATLAITTLLKTGNESSVDRLMKQITNFMSDIADEFKIVVVEAIRSLCLKFPLKYRSLMNFLSNILREEGGFDYKKAIVDSIVILIRDIPDAKEAGLLHLCEFIEDCEFTYLSTQILHFLGIEGPKTSDPSKYIRYIYNRVHLENAIVRASAVSTLAKFGAAVDVLKPRIFVLLRRCLFDSDDEVRDRATLYLDTLGGDGSVVETDKDVKDFLFGPFDIPLVNLETSLKNYEPSEEGFDINSVPKEVKSQPLAEKKAPGKKPTGLGAPPSTADAYERMLSTISECANFGKLFKSSAPVELTEAETEYAVNVIKHIFDRHVVFQYNCTNTIPEQLLEHVIVTVDASDADEFSEVFSKPLRSLPYDSPGQTFVAFEKPEGVPTVGKFSNILKFIVKEVDPTTGEAEDDGVEDEYQLEDLEIVAADYVLKVGVSNFRNAWESLGPDFERVDEYGLGPRESLAEAVNTVINLLGLEPCEGTEEVPPNSRSHTCLLSGVFIGNAKVLVRLSFGLDGPKDVAMKLSVRSEDETVSDAIHEIVASG from the exons ATGGCTCAGCCGCTTGTGAAGAAAGACGATGACCGCGACGACGAAG CTGAGTATTCCCCCTTTCTGGGACTTGAAAAGGGGTCTGTTCTTCAGGAGGCCAGGGTTTTTAATGACCCTCAACTAGATGCTAGGAGATGTTCACAG GTTATTACAAAACTCCTATACCTACTTAATCAGGGAGAGACGTTTACAAAG gtTGAAGCCACAGAAGTTTTCTTTGCTGTGACTAAGCTTTTCCAGTCTAAAGATATGGGATTAAGGAGAATGGTCTACCTGATGATAAAGGAGATCTCTCCCTCTGCTGACGAG gttATCATCGTCACAAGCTCTCTCATGAAGGACATGAACAGCAAGATTGATATGTACCGAGCAAATGCCATTCGAGTGCTGTGTCGTATCACTGACGGAACCCTCCTTTCACAAATTGAGAGGTATTTAAAACAAGCCATTGTAGATAAAAATCCAGTTGTTGCAAGTGCTGCTCTAGTTAGTGGCATTCATCTACTCCAG ACGAATCCTGAAATTGTAAAAAGATGGAGCAATGAAGTTCAGGAAGCTGTTCAATCAAGAGCAGCCCTTGTACAATTTCATGCACTGGGTTTGCTACATCAG ATACGACAGAACGATCGGCTAGCAGTTAGCAAGCTGGTTACCAGCTTGACAAGGGGAACTGTTCGCTCACCTTTAGCGCAGTGCCTTTTGATCCGTTACACAAGTCAG GTTATTCATGAATCAGGCAATACACAGTCAGGGGAACGCCCCTTCTATGATTATCTTGAGAGTTGCCTTCGCCACAAGTCAGACATGGTGATTTTTGAAGCTGCCAGGGCAATAACAGAGCTCAATGGCGTAACAAGCCGAGAATTAACTCCAGCAATTACTGTTCTTCAGCTTTTCTTAAGTTCGACTAAGCCAGTCTTGAGATTTGCTGCTGTCCGCACCTTGAACAAG GTGGCAATGACGCATCCAATGGCAGTCACCAACTGCAACATTGATATGGAAAGTTTAATCTCTGACCAAAACAGAAGCATTGCTACCCTTGCTATTACTACACTTTTGAAAACAGGAAATGAATCTAGTGTGGATCGTCTTATGAAGCAGATCACAAATTTCATGTCTGATATTGCTGATGAGTTcaaaattgttgttgttgaagcAATAAGATCATTGTGCCTGAAGTTTCCTTTAAAATATCGATCTCT GATGAACTTCCTGAGTAATATTCTTAGGGAAGAAGGGGGTTTTGATTACAAGAAGGCAATTGTAGATTCAATTGTGATTCTCATTAGAGATATCCCTGATGCAAAGGAAGCGGGGTTGCTTCATCTTTGTGAGTTCATTGAAGATTGTGAGTTCACTTATTTGTCCACGCAG ATACTTCACTTCCTGGGAATCGAAGGACCAAAAACATCAGACCCGAGCAAATATATTCGTTACATTTATAATAGAGTACATCTTGAGAATGCAATTGTTAGGGCCAGTGCTGTGAGCACACTGGCAAAATTTGGTGCTGCTGTTGATGTGTTAAAG CCCCGCATATTTGTTCTGCTAAGGCGATGTCTTTTTGACAGTGATGATGAG GTCCGTGATAGGGCTACACTTTACCTGGACACACTTGGAGGTGATGGTTCAGTTGTTGAGACTGATAAAGATGTAAAGGACTTCCTGTTTGGGCCATTTGATATCCCACTTGTCAATCTGGAGACTAGTTTGAAAAACTAT GAACCTTCAGAAGAAGGTTTTGACATTAACTCTGTGCCCAAGGAGGTCAAGTCCCAGCCACTTGCAGAAAAGAAAGCCCCTGGTAAAAAGCCAACTGGTTTGGGTGCTCCCCCATCAACTGCAGATGCATATGAGAGGATGCTTTCGACCATTTCAGAGTGTGCAAACTTTGGGAAGCTTTTCAAG TCCTCAGCACCCGTGGAGCTCACTGAAGCTGAGACAGAATATGCTGTTAATGTCATTAAACACATTTTTGATAGGCATGTTGTGTTCCAGTACAACTGCACAAACACGATACCAGAGCAATTGTTGGAACAT GTTATTGTGACTGTGGATGCTTCAGATGCTGATGAATTCTCAGAGGTGTTCTCCAAGCCTCTCAGGTCTCTTCCTTATGATTCACCTGGACAGACTTTTGTGGCATTTGAGAAGCCAGAGGGAGTGCCAACAGTTGGAAAATTTTCTAACATTCTGAAATTTATTGTCAAAGAG GTTGACCCAACCACTGGTGAGGCTGAAGATGATGGTGTCGAAGATGAATACCAGCTGGAGGATCTGGAGATTGTTGCAGCAGATTACGTGTTGAAAGTGGGGGTGTCTAATTTTAGGAATGCATGGGAAAGCTTAGGCCCTGATTTTGAGCGAGTGGATGAGTATGGTCTTGGTCCTAGAGAGAGCTTGGCTGAAGCTGTAAATACTGTTATCAACCTACTTGGCTTGGAGCCTTGTGAG GGCACAGAGGAGGTTCCACCCAATTCAAGATCACACACATGCTTATTGTCAGGTGTATTCATAGGGAATGCGAAGGTGCTTGTACGGCTGTCTTTTGGACTTGATGGTCCAAAGGATGTTGCAATGAAACTGTCTGTCAGATCAGAGGATGAAACAGTCAGCGATGCCATTCATGAGATTGTGGCAAGCGGCTAG
- the LOC114414487 gene encoding glucan endo-1,3-beta-D-glucosidase-like — protein sequence MAITTPSNSSILLSLSLLLISLSLAESQSFIGVNYGQVADNLPAPEDTANLLKSTTIGKVRLYGADPAIIKALANSGIGIVIGAANGDIPSLAADPNAATQWVNANVLPYYPASNITLITVGNEILTLADQGLLSQLVPAMRNVQNALGAASLGGKIRVSTVHSMAVLTQSDPPSSGLFNPALQDTLKQLLALLKDNKSPFTINPYPFFAYQSDPRSETLAFCLFQPNSGRVDSGNGKLYTNMFDAQVDAVHSALSAMGFQDVEIVVAETGWPSRGDSNEVGPSVENAKAYNGNLIAHLRSLVGTPLMPGKSVDTYIFALYDEDLKPGPGSERAFGMFKTDRTVLYDVGLTKSSQQTPTTPVTPAPNTAGWCVAKAGVSDAQLQANIDYACSQGIDCGPIQPGGSCFEPNTIASHAAFAMNLYYQTSGKNQWNCDFSQSATLTSQNPSYNACIYTGGST from the exons ATGGCTATTACTACACCTTCCAATTCTTCAATTCTCCTCTCCCTTTCTCTATTGctcatctccctctccctcgCTG AGTCGCAATCTTTCATCGGAGTAAACTACGGCCAGGTCGCCGACAACCTTCCGGCGCCGGAGGACACGGCCAACCTCCTCAAATCCACAACCATCGGAAAAGTCCGTCTCTACGGTGCCGATCCCGCCATCATCAAGGCCCTCGCCAATTCCGGCATCGGAATCGTCATCGGCGCCGCCAACGGCGACATTCCGAGTCTCGCCGCCGATCCCAACGCGGCCACTCAGTGGGTGAACGCGAACGTCTTGCCCTACTACCCGGCGAGCAACATCACTCTCATCACCGTCGGAAACGAGATTTTGACCTTAGCCGACCAGGGTCTACTGTCTCAGCTCGTCCCGGCGATGCGAAATGTCCAAAATGCCCTCGGCGCGGCCTCGCTCGGTGGCAAGATCAGGGTCTCGACGGTGCACTCGATGGCCGTGTTGACTCAGTCGGACCCGCCGTCGTCCGGGTTGTTCAACCCGGCGCTGCAAGACACGCTGAAACAGCTGCTGGCGCTTCTGAAGGACAACAAATCGCCGTTCACGATCAACCCGTACCCGTTCTTCGCTTACCAGAGCGACCCAAGATCCGAGACGCTGGCGTTTTGCCTCTTCCAGCCCAACTCGGGCCGGGTCGACTCAGGCAACGGGAAGCTTTACACGAACATGTTCGATGCTCAG GTTGATGCTGTACATTCTGCTTTGAGTGCCATGGGGTTCCAGGACGTGGAGATTGTGGTTGCTGAGACTGGATGGCCCTCACGTGGCGACAGTAACGAAGTGGGACCAAGTGTTGAAAATGCAAAGGCCTATAACGGGAACCTGATTGCTCATCTTAGATCATTGGTTGGGACACCTTTGATGCCTGGGAAGTCTGTGGACACTTACATTTTTGCACTCTATGATGAGGATCTAAAACCAGGCCCAGGATCTGAACGTGCATTTGGTATGTTCAAAACTGATCGCACCGTGTTGTACGATGTTGGATTAACCAAGTCTAGCCAGCAG ACTCCAACAACTCCGGTAACTCCAGCACCAAACACTGCTGGATGGTGTGTAGCGAAAGCTGGAGTTTCTGATGCTCAGTTGCAGGCCAACATTGACTACGCCTGTAGCCAAGGTATAGATTGCGGGCCAATTCAGCCAGGAGGCTCTTGTTTTGAGCCTAACACAATAGCATCCCATGCTGCATTTGCCATGAATCTCTACTATCAAACTTCTGGCAAAAATCAATGGAACTGTGATTTCTCTCAATCAGCAACACTCACATCCCAAAATCCAA GTTACAATGCTTGCATTTACACTGGTGGGAGCACCTGA
- the LOC114414491 gene encoding stress protein DDR48-like isoform X2, translating into MRRALALLPLLFLFVAIGESRKDGGKYWKMNTRDHQMPKKIKALLNQNFEIQSEKILKTKEQILEGSKHDCEKSLVKNTHTTILEDFEPISSVPIYRNDDIYAKEENKVVKNFEPRPNVSAYGDNDVDAKPKKNVIKDFEPRPNVSAYGDNDVDAKPKKNVMKDFEPRPNVSAYGGNDVDAKPKKNVMKDFEPRPNVSAYGGNDVDAKPKKSVTKDFEPRPNVSSYNDNDIEAVEEKKIMKDFEPIPKVSTYGDDDVNTKEKKKVMKDFKPRPNVSAYGDNNVSAKEKKKVMKDFEPRPNVSAYGDNNVGAEKKKKIMKDFEPRPNVSAYGGNNVDKEAKKKVTKDFESRPNISAYGNNGVDAKKKKKVVDNDNIDAQGKPPEDFEPRPNVSTYDE; encoded by the exons ATGAGACGTGCTCTTGCTTTGCTTCCTCTTCTCTTCCTG TTTGTAGCGATTGGGGAATCAAGAAAAGATGGAGGAAAATATTGGAAAATGAACACGAGAGATCATCAGATGCCGAAAAAAATTAAGGCTCTCCTCAACCAAAACTTTGAGATCCAATCTGAAAAGATTCTCAAAACCAAGGAACAAATTCTTGAAGGTTCTAAACATGATTGCGAAAAATCTCTCGTTAAGAATACTCACACCACCATATTAGAAGATTTTGAACCAATATCAAGTGTTCCAATTTACAGAAATGATGACATTTATGCtaaggaagaaaataaagttgTAAAAAACTTTGAACCAAGACCTAATGTTTCAGCTTATGGTGACAATGATGTTGATGCTaagccaaagaaaaatgtcatcAAAGACTTTGAACCAAGACCCAATGTTTCAGCTTATGGTGACAATGATGTTGATGCTaagccaaagaaaaatgtcatgAAAGATTTTGAACCAAGACCCAATGTTTCAGCTTATGGTGGCAATGATGTTGATGCTaagccaaagaaaaatgtcatgAAAGATTTTGAACCAAGACCCAATGTTTCAGCTTATGGTGGCAATGATGTTGATGCTAAGCCAAAGAAAAGTGTCACGAAAGATTTTGAACCAAGACCCAATGTTTCATCTTACAATGACAATGACATTGAAGcagtggaagaaaagaaaatcatgaaAGATTTTGAGCCAATACCTAAAGTTTCAACTTatggtgatgatgatgttaatacaaaggaaaagaaaaaagtcatGAAAGATTTTAAACCAAGACCTAACGTTTCAGCTTATGGTGACAATAATGTTAgtgcaaaagaaaagaaaaaagtcatGAAAGATTTTGAACCAAGACCTAACGTTTCAGCTTATGGTGACAATAATGTTGGtgcagagaaaaagaaaaaaatcatgaaagatTTTGAACCAAGACCTAATGTTTCAGCTTATGGTGGCAACAATGTTGATAAAGAGGcaaaaaagaaagtcacaaaaGATTTTGAATCAAGACCTAACATTTCAGCTTATGGTAACAATGGTGTtgatgcaaagaaaaaaaagaaagttgtg GACAATGACAACATTGATGCTCAGGGAAAGCCTCCAGAGGATTTTGAGCCTAGGCCAAATGTCTCTACTTATGATGAATAG
- the LOC114414488 gene encoding probable receptor-like serine/threonine-protein kinase At4g34500, whose amino-acid sequence MAPPATSTGGTLPELTNRTPFLGLKLYVLLLIAVLIVIATVILILVCVRRSRSSKKRKMRVKHSSGAIPLVSKEIVEVNTLELKIDEEVEIEIEESASAESPNIGWGRWYSLKELENATEGFAEVNVIGEGGYGIVYKGILMDGSVVAVKNLLNNKGQAEKEFKVEVEAIGKVKHKNLVGLVGYCAEGAQRMLVYEYVDNGTLEQWLHGDVGPVSPLPWDIRMKIAVGTAKGLAYLHEGLEPKVVHRDVKSSNILLDKKWNAKVSDFGLAKLLGSEKSYVTTRVMGTFGYVSPEYASTGMLNEGSDVYSFGILLMELITGRSPIDYSRPPGEMNLVDWFKVMVASRRGDELVDPLIDIQPYPRSLKRALLVCLRCIDLDVNKRPKMGQIVHMLEADDFPFRSEHRTNREKDPVHSKAAVSSKILYPTRHVEPADKSSWR is encoded by the exons ATGGCGCCACCCGCCACCTCCACCGGCGGTACGCTGCCGGAGCTAACTAACCGAACCCCCTTTCTCGGCCTCAAACTCTACGTCCTACTCCTAATTGCAGTTCTAATCGTGATCGCAACGGTGATCCTGATCCTCGTGTGCGTTCGCCGGAGCCGGAGCTCGAAGAAGCGGAAAATGCGAGTGAAGCACAGCTCCGGCGCGATCCCTCTGGTGTCGAAGGAGATCGTGGAGGTGAATACTCTGGAGCTGAAAATCGATGAGGAGGTGGAGATTGAGATTGAAGAGAGTGCGTCGGCGGAGTCGCCGAACATAGGGTGGGGACGATGGTATAGTCTCAAGGAGCTTGAGAATGCGACTGAAGGGTTTGCGGAAGTGAATGTGATCGGAGAAGGAGGCTATGGGATTGTCTACAAAGGAATTCTCATGGATGGATCTGTCGTCGCTGTCAAAAATCTTCTCAACAACAA GGGCCAGGCAGAGAAAGAGTTTAAAGTGGAGGTTGAAGCCATTGGAAAAGTGAAACATAAGAATTTGGTGGGGTTAGTTGGATATTGCGCAGAAGGTGCTCAAAG GATGCTTGTTTATGAATATGTTGACAATGGAACATTGGAACAGTGGCTTCATGGTGATGTAGGACCTGTTAGCCCCTTGCCATGGGATATAAGAATGAAGATTGCTGTTGGGACTGCAAAAGG GCTAGCCTACTTGCACGAAGGATTAGAACCCAAAGTGGTCCACCGAGATGTAAAATCCAGTAACATTCTTTTGGACAAAAAGTGGAATGCTAAAGTATCAGACTTTGGACTAGCCAAGCTCTTAGGGTCTGAGAAAAGCTACGTGACAACCCGTGTAATGGGGACATTTGG ATATGTTTCACCTGAGTATGCAAGCACTGGTATGCTTAATGAGGGAAGCGATGTGTATAGTTTTGGGATTCTACTGATGGAGCTAATTACAGGAAGGAGTCCCATTGATTATTCTAGACCACCTGGAGAG ATGAACTTGGTTGATTGGTTTAAGGTAATGGTTGCAAGTCGTCGAGGCGATGAGCTAGTTGATCCTTTAATTGATATTCAGCCCTATCCAAGATCTTTGAAGCGAGCTTTACTGGTTTGTCTTCGCTGTATAGACTTGGATGTCAATAAGCGACCGAAGATGGGTCAAATTGTTCATATGCTTGAGGCTGATGATTTTCCCTTCCGTTCT GAGCATAGAACAAATCGAGAGAAAGATCCTGTTCATTCTAAAGCAGCTGTTTCCAGTAAGATTCTATACCCAACAAGGCATGTGGAGCCCGCAGATAAATCAAGCTGGAGATGA